The Deltaproteobacteria bacterium genome includes a region encoding these proteins:
- a CDS encoding DUF4388 domain-containing protein — MKILIASGDSGRLTSLSDYLKDKGFNILTAMDGASVLEIALNERPSIIIIETDIPVIDGERVFQILRNNPHTAEIPFIFMGTEAVEIKGFRRDVDSLLLQPIKDEEIFRRVNRAFADQKGEVKGAIGDKEIEGRLSHISLGDLLQILHLNRKEGILKVSYENREGLIYIKEGAIYNAVIGNMEKEKALFRLLSWHDGKFEFSPKLVDAPQKIHRSAGNLLMEGMRQYDEWNKAKGQLPRPDSQIKLKVDISSLPKGLKPIIYEVLFLVDYYPVIGDLVDHCTFPDYEVYQTLAGLMRKGVLEEVKDKGIGDKRAGPHREILTSAQALKIREKVAAKWKDMEVASFGKIFIVSTNDNLIVSFVDSCKDIPGFSVNRQFITSPIHRENPFGDIATLKLYGGMDVVLFAVPLNEKMRPIWKAFSKNMIGMMLLCDNEGMKEARQLAYIKNSILSVRRLPILHIFAADHDIDKRQEEGFRKIMGMRRDEQMFIFEPANREKVFHIFNAFFGYLLKDEYISA; from the coding sequence ATGAAAATTCTCATAGCATCCGGCGACAGTGGGAGACTGACATCCTTAAGCGACTATCTGAAGGATAAGGGCTTTAATATACTTACCGCAATGGATGGGGCGTCTGTTCTGGAGATTGCTCTGAATGAGAGACCTTCAATAATAATAATAGAGACCGATATTCCTGTTATAGACGGCGAGAGGGTCTTTCAAATACTCAGGAACAATCCCCATACAGCAGAGATACCTTTTATTTTTATGGGGACAGAGGCTGTTGAGATAAAAGGTTTCCGCAGGGATGTCGATTCTCTTCTGCTGCAACCAATAAAAGATGAAGAAATATTTAGAAGGGTAAACAGGGCATTCGCTGATCAAAAAGGAGAGGTTAAGGGCGCTATCGGGGATAAGGAGATTGAAGGAAGGCTGTCCCATATCTCGCTTGGAGACCTGCTGCAGATACTCCATCTGAACAGGAAAGAGGGTATTTTGAAGGTTTCCTATGAGAATAGAGAAGGCCTCATTTATATAAAGGAAGGGGCTATATACAATGCAGTTATAGGGAATATGGAAAAGGAAAAGGCGCTCTTCAGGCTCCTATCATGGCATGACGGGAAGTTTGAGTTTTCGCCAAAGCTTGTTGATGCGCCTCAAAAGATCCATCGTTCAGCAGGGAATCTCCTTATGGAGGGGATGCGCCAGTACGATGAGTGGAATAAGGCAAAGGGGCAGTTGCCAAGGCCTGATTCGCAGATAAAGCTGAAGGTTGATATTTCCAGTTTGCCAAAGGGATTGAAACCCATCATATACGAGGTTCTTTTTCTGGTGGATTATTATCCTGTGATAGGAGATCTGGTAGATCACTGCACATTTCCTGATTATGAAGTTTACCAGACCCTGGCTGGCTTAATGCGCAAAGGGGTTCTGGAAGAGGTCAAAGATAAGGGAATTGGGGATAAGCGAGCCGGGCCTCATCGGGAAATACTCACATCCGCTCAGGCATTAAAGATAAGGGAAAAGGTGGCCGCCAAATGGAAAGATATGGAGGTTGCAAGCTTTGGAAAGATATTCATAGTATCCACCAATGATAATCTTATTGTGAGCTTTGTGGATTCATGCAAGGATATACCCGGTTTCTCGGTAAACAGGCAGTTTATTACATCTCCAATACATAGGGAAAACCCTTTTGGAGACATAGCGACTCTAAAGCTGTATGGAGGGATGGATGTGGTTCTTTTTGCTGTTCCTCTGAATGAGAAGATGAGGCCTATATGGAAGGCATTTTCTAAGAACATGATAGGCATGATGCTGTTGTGTGATAATGAAGGCATGAAAGAGGCAAGACAACTTGCTTATATTAAAAACTCAATACTGTCTGTAAGACGGCTCCCTATTCTGCATATCTTTGCCGCTGACCATGATATTGATAAAAGGCAGGAGGAAGGGTTTAGAAAGATAATGGGGATGAGGAGGGACGAACAGATGTTTATATTTGAGCCTGCAAACAGAGAAAAAGTTTTTCATATCTTTAATGCATTTTTTGGCTATCTTCTAAAGGATGAGTATATATCGGCATGA
- the xerD gene encoding site-specific tyrosine recombinase XerD → MSRTVEESNILLDDFLNFLTVEKGLSKNTIEAYSRDIIKYISFLDDKGVSPLDAVSSHIISFLSKLKENNISVRSYTRNLVAVRMFYRFLLKNNKISILPTANIDMPKLAKRLPRVLSIEEVEAILNAPKTEKYLGLRDKAMLETLYATGMRVSELVSVKLNDLNLQTGYIIAYGKGSKERIVPIGEVAIIYIKKYIDSSRPVFLKNRKSEYLFITARGRRLTRQGFWAVIKRYSLTAGISRDRVKPHAIRHSFATHLLERGADLRVIQTMLGHADISTTQIYTSVKTEQLKAIHKKSHPRG, encoded by the coding sequence TTGAGCAGAACCGTGGAAGAGTCAAACATACTCCTTGATGATTTTTTGAATTTCTTAACTGTAGAGAAAGGCCTGTCCAAAAATACCATTGAGGCATACAGCAGGGATATTATTAAATACATTTCTTTTCTTGACGATAAGGGCGTGTCGCCGCTTGACGCCGTATCTTCCCATATAATTTCTTTCCTATCTAAACTCAAAGAAAACAATATTTCCGTGAGGTCTTATACAAGAAATCTGGTTGCCGTCAGGATGTTCTACAGGTTTCTTCTCAAGAACAATAAAATATCAATCTTGCCAACTGCAAATATTGATATGCCGAAGCTTGCAAAAAGGCTTCCAAGGGTTTTAAGTATCGAAGAAGTGGAAGCTATTTTAAATGCGCCAAAAACAGAAAAATATCTCGGTTTAAGAGACAAGGCAATGCTTGAGACCCTCTATGCAACAGGGATGAGGGTTTCTGAGCTGGTTTCTGTAAAATTGAACGACCTAAATCTCCAGACAGGGTATATTATTGCTTACGGCAAAGGCTCCAAGGAAAGGATAGTGCCTATAGGAGAGGTAGCGATAATATACATTAAAAAATATATTGACTCATCAAGACCCGTATTTCTAAAAAACAGGAAAAGCGAATATCTTTTTATAACAGCAAGGGGCCGGAGGCTTACGAGACAAGGCTTCTGGGCCGTTATAAAAAGGTATAGCCTGACAGCCGGAATTTCAAGAGACAGGGTTAAACCCCATGCCATACGTCATTCCTTTGCAACTCATTTGTTAGAGAGGGGAGCTGATTTAAGGGTTATTCAGACAATGCTCGGCCATGCAGATATATCTACCACACAGATATATACCAGTGTAAAAACAGAACAACTTAAGGCAATACATAAAAAGAGTCATCCGAGAGGATAG
- a CDS encoding histidinol phosphate phosphatase domain-containing protein: MIDLHTHSLLSDGELLPSELVRRAEAAGYKAIAITDHSDASNLDFVIERIVNVCNELKGSGIPVIPGVELTHIPPRQIEQMVKKARAFGARLILVHGETITEPVASGTNRAAIDAGADILVHPGLISEEDAKFAAERSVYLELSARKGHSLSNGHVAKLSKKFDVQMVLNTDTHSPSDLISDEMAMKIVIGAGLTEGDFRRISKNAEEILQRVL; this comes from the coding sequence ATGATAGACCTTCATACACATTCACTGTTAAGCGACGGAGAATTGCTGCCGTCGGAATTAGTGAGAAGGGCAGAGGCAGCAGGGTATAAGGCGATTGCAATAACTGACCACAGCGATGCCTCTAATCTTGATTTTGTCATAGAAAGAATAGTTAATGTATGCAACGAACTCAAGGGGAGCGGGATACCTGTTATACCTGGTGTAGAGCTGACACATATACCTCCCCGGCAGATTGAGCAGATGGTGAAAAAGGCCAGGGCATTTGGCGCAAGGCTTATTCTGGTTCACGGCGAGACAATTACAGAGCCTGTTGCCTCCGGGACTAACAGGGCGGCTATAGATGCAGGCGCTGATATATTAGTGCATCCGGGGCTTATCAGCGAGGAGGACGCAAAGTTTGCAGCAGAAAGGTCAGTATATCTGGAACTTTCGGCAAGAAAAGGACATAGCCTTTCAAACGGCCATGTGGCCAAACTTTCTAAAAAATTTGACGTTCAAATGGTCTTAAATACAGATACCCATTCTCCGTCTGACCTTATAAGCGACGAAATGGCAATGAAAATAGTTATCGGGGCAGGTCTTACAGAAGGAGATTTCAGGAGAATAAGTAAAAATGCTGAAGAGATATTGCAGAGGGTCTTATAA
- a CDS encoding transglutaminase domain-containing protein encodes MRIFRGITMTLFLLVFSFAIQGLLYAKERQGEVTFKINIEAPEDSKDVRLWLPYPVSDKEQTIEDVKIDGNFYYSGIYGQKQEGDMALYAEWTQPAKERFITLTFKAKAMERIKKDFPSKIPFQESGIPVEVKEYVKGSEFIPIDGKIKAIALKAIRGKKNIKDKAMAVYDWVIENTVRNPDIKGCGTGDVERILAEKGGKCADISGVYVAIARAAGIPAREVWGLRLGKKPEEDMTGGHHCWAEFYMPGYGWVPVDPADVRKAMLTEKLELIKDAKTKEYRDYYFGAVDAYRIVLTRGAKGYSLSPAQKDGVLPYGFMYPYAEIDGKAVEWLAAQKELKYKITFKEWN; translated from the coding sequence ATGCGTATATTTAGAGGAATTACCATGACTCTATTTTTATTGGTATTTTCTTTTGCTATCCAGGGATTATTATATGCAAAGGAAAGACAGGGAGAAGTTACCTTTAAGATAAATATTGAGGCGCCAGAGGACAGTAAAGATGTAAGGCTCTGGCTTCCATATCCTGTATCTGACAAGGAGCAGACTATAGAGGATGTAAAGATTGACGGCAATTTTTATTACAGCGGCATCTACGGTCAGAAGCAGGAAGGGGATATGGCCCTTTATGCTGAGTGGACACAGCCTGCAAAAGAGAGATTTATCACCCTGACATTCAAGGCAAAGGCAATGGAAAGGATAAAAAAAGATTTTCCGTCAAAAATTCCTTTTCAGGAGTCAGGCATACCTGTTGAGGTTAAAGAATATGTCAAAGGTTCCGAGTTTATACCAATAGACGGGAAAATAAAGGCGATAGCGCTTAAAGCAATCCGCGGCAAGAAAAATATAAAAGATAAGGCAATGGCTGTCTATGACTGGGTTATTGAAAATACAGTCAGGAATCCGGATATTAAGGGGTGCGGGACAGGCGATGTGGAGAGGATACTTGCAGAAAAGGGAGGAAAATGCGCTGACATAAGCGGTGTATATGTGGCTATTGCAAGGGCAGCCGGGATTCCTGCAAGAGAGGTCTGGGGATTAAGACTCGGCAAAAAGCCTGAAGAGGATATGACAGGCGGGCATCACTGCTGGGCTGAGTTTTATATGCCCGGCTATGGCTGGGTTCCAGTTGACCCTGCAGATGTGAGAAAGGCAATGCTTACGGAAAAACTGGAGTTAATAAAGGACGCAAAAACAAAAGAGTATCGGGACTACTACTTTGGGGCCGTTGATGCGTACAGGATTGTCTTAACCAGAGGGGCAAAGGGTTATTCCTTAAGCCCGGCGCAGAAGGACGGTGTACTGCCATACGGATTTATGTATCCATATGCTGAGATCGATGGAAAGGCTGTAGAATGGCTGGCAGCGCAAAAGGAATTGAAATACAAAATTACCTTTAAAGAGTGGAATTAA
- a CDS encoding diguanylate cyclase, protein MIKKVVAIGSCLGVEEILFLKGYVVEHVEQKSVLDVLKKEGIEAVIVDIDDTVRFNVVISGIRHLYPGLWITAISGNNNDAKERSLALKSGASSYVKKPVDEKNLSIGEEEHPVSEIPPPKPAAPVSGAKKPVDSVTLDESKKVFPSRFYNAFFVTEYGKLETLRAERYNKNFSVILTHIEGFHTLSKKLEKKELLDFLKGLIKAMMDTLRNCDVIGMVEDKKIVAILPETDYFGSCIAIRKIKKDIENVTTKGEPYASIIFSNVSYPRDGKGYGELLAAADKRVEEQKDGLWLKSGFENKPFWEIISILLAGKAYEEKDAAPFDIGKGFDLPVLFLDRLQEMILQEILRDPKKNGILYLGARKISPTLPVLKAVDTLGATGTKIFIVGEGEEKKWNLSNATPIYLSDSRLLETFFIFFLGEDFSYAVVCKERWGEQYSCFHTASPYLIEGLINKFQREYSLQEQL, encoded by the coding sequence ATGATTAAAAAGGTGGTGGCCATTGGTTCTTGTTTAGGGGTGGAGGAAATCCTCTTCCTAAAGGGATATGTTGTAGAGCATGTGGAGCAAAAGAGTGTTTTAGATGTTTTAAAGAAAGAAGGGATAGAGGCGGTTATTGTTGATATTGATGACACTGTCAGGTTCAATGTAGTTATAAGCGGCATCAGACATCTTTATCCAGGACTCTGGATAACAGCTATCTCAGGCAACAATAATGATGCCAAAGAACGTTCTCTCGCATTAAAGTCCGGCGCAAGCAGCTATGTTAAAAAGCCGGTTGATGAGAAGAACTTATCTATTGGCGAGGAAGAGCACCCTGTTTCAGAAATCCCGCCCCCAAAGCCAGCTGCGCCTGTCTCAGGAGCTAAAAAGCCTGTAGACTCAGTTACACTTGATGAATCTAAAAAAGTATTTCCAAGCCGGTTTTATAATGCCTTCTTTGTGACAGAATACGGCAAATTAGAGACATTAAGGGCAGAGAGGTATAATAAAAACTTTTCTGTTATTCTCACGCACATAGAAGGATTCCATACCCTCAGTAAAAAACTGGAAAAAAAAGAACTTCTGGACTTCCTGAAAGGGCTTATAAAGGCTATGATGGATACCTTAAGAAATTGCGATGTTATCGGGATGGTGGAAGATAAGAAGATTGTTGCAATACTTCCGGAGACAGACTATTTTGGTTCGTGCATAGCTATAAGAAAGATTAAAAAGGACATTGAGAATGTTACAACAAAAGGCGAACCGTATGCCTCTATTATATTTTCCAATGTTTCATACCCAAGGGACGGCAAAGGATACGGCGAACTGTTGGCTGCCGCTGATAAAAGAGTAGAGGAGCAGAAAGACGGGCTGTGGCTGAAATCAGGATTTGAGAATAAACCGTTCTGGGAGATTATTTCCATACTCCTTGCCGGAAAGGCCTATGAAGAAAAAGATGCGGCGCCTTTTGATATCGGCAAAGGATTTGACCTTCCAGTCCTCTTTCTTGACAGGCTTCAGGAGATGATACTTCAGGAGATATTGCGGGATCCGAAGAAAAATGGCATTCTATACCTTGGGGCGAGAAAAATATCGCCAACCCTTCCTGTTTTAAAGGCCGTAGACACCTTAGGCGCTACTGGCACAAAGATTTTTATAGTGGGAGAAGGGGAAGAGAAAAAATGGAATCTCTCCAACGCAACTCCAATATATCTGTCTGATTCCCGTCTGTTAGAGACATTCTTTATATTTTTTTTGGGAGAAGATTTTTCCTATGCAGTTGTATGCAAAGAAAGATGGGGAGAACAATATTCATGTTTTCATACCGCTAGCCCGTATCTTATAGAGGGGTTGATAAACAAATTTCAAAGGGAATATTCTCTCCAGGAGCAGTTGTAA
- a CDS encoding nucleotidyltransferase domain-containing protein, giving the protein MAKSISQINSELKEFILLLTRSYNIFAVVLYGSYAEGRGHDLSDVDVAVFSDDFGKNVFEEMKNLFKLRRKIDTDIEPLPFSKKTYFEHENTDFVGEILSKGKVIYKDGQLLI; this is encoded by the coding sequence ATGGCTAAAAGCATCTCCCAAATAAACAGCGAACTGAAAGAATTTATCTTGTTGCTGACAAGGTCTTATAATATCTTTGCGGTTGTCTTGTATGGCTCTTACGCGGAAGGAAGGGGACACGATTTGAGTGATGTCGATGTTGCCGTGTTTTCGGATGATTTCGGAAAGAATGTTTTTGAGGAGATGAAGAACCTGTTTAAATTGCGGCGCAAGATTGATACAGATATAGAGCCGCTGCCGTTCAGCAAGAAAACCTATTTTGAGCATGAAAATACCGATTTTGTGGGTGAGATACTTTCAAAGGGAAAGGTCATATATAAAGACGGACAGTTGCTGATATGA
- a CDS encoding PQQ-binding-like beta-propeller repeat protein translates to MLKRYCRGSYKIGYRLWDRGYRLRIFLLPIAASCLLPIFISGCAGDKIVSGEIKSLPWKTYLFNSQREGKTEDTMKLPAGSSADFRIAGAAIFKFFLPYVPAEYSSPAIVDNIVYVGASDKYFYAIDLKKGRVIWEFSTSGAIESSPTVHNGRVYFGTGDGILYCLGSKDGREIWRFQAGTEIISSPVVEGDAVYFNSADDKLYALKAETGEKLWHYSRRYVKKIVKRMFASPVAHGDKIYCNFTDGYIAAVEKSSGREVWQKRILGEDQAGAARFTPTIEDGLVYLINGDGFLIALDAENGEERWRFDIIKISDFTLSKGYMFAAGYDGSIIAMNKSRKIVWRKKVSQGIPVSMIAADNYIITSSNYKTETLFSSAIGSYLDIFDMDKGKKVWNENIDSTVSASMAAAYNHLFLVTDNGFLRIYKSSR, encoded by the coding sequence ATGCTGAAGAGATATTGCAGAGGGTCTTATAAGATAGGCTATAGGCTATGGGATAGAGGCTATAGGCTAAGGATTTTCCTATTGCCCATCGCCGCCTCTTGCCTATTGCCTATCTTTATCAGCGGCTGCGCCGGAGACAAGATAGTTAGTGGTGAGATTAAAAGCCTTCCGTGGAAGACTTATCTATTTAACAGTCAAAGAGAGGGTAAGACTGAAGATACAATGAAACTGCCAGCCGGTTCTTCCGCTGATTTCAGGATTGCCGGCGCAGCAATATTTAAGTTTTTCCTTCCCTATGTCCCTGCAGAGTATTCATCTCCGGCAATAGTTGACAACATAGTATATGTCGGCGCTTCAGATAAATATTTTTATGCCATTGACCTCAAAAAGGGGAGGGTAATATGGGAATTTTCAACTTCAGGCGCAATAGAATCCTCTCCAACCGTTCACAACGGCAGGGTGTATTTTGGAACAGGCGACGGCATATTGTATTGTTTAGGCAGTAAAGACGGCCGCGAGATATGGCGGTTTCAGGCCGGAACAGAGATTATATCTTCTCCGGTAGTTGAGGGAGACGCGGTTTATTTTAATTCCGCAGATGATAAACTCTATGCATTGAAGGCTGAAACCGGTGAAAAGCTGTGGCATTACAGCAGGAGATATGTAAAAAAGATAGTTAAGAGGATGTTTGCCTCGCCTGTTGCGCATGGCGATAAGATATACTGCAATTTTACCGATGGCTATATTGCTGCTGTTGAAAAGTCTTCAGGCCGTGAGGTCTGGCAGAAGAGGATTCTTGGAGAAGACCAGGCAGGCGCTGCAAGATTCACCCCAACAATAGAAGATGGTCTGGTCTATCTTATAAACGGAGATGGGTTTCTTATTGCCCTGGATGCGGAAAACGGTGAAGAGAGATGGAGGTTTGATATAATAAAAATCTCTGACTTTACATTAAGCAAAGGTTATATGTTTGCTGCCGGATATGACGGCAGCATCATTGCGATGAACAAAAGCAGAAAGATTGTTTGGAGGAAAAAAGTCAGTCAGGGTATTCCGGTTTCTATGATTGCCGCAGACAATTATATTATAACCTCATCAAACTATAAAACTGAAACCCTTTTCTCCAGCGCTATAGGCAGTTATCTGGACATATTTGATATGGATAAGGGGAAAAAGGTATGGAACGAAAATATAGATTCAACCGTTTCTGCTTCCATGGCCGCCGCATACAACCATCTTTTTTTAGTGACTGACAATGGATTCCTGCGTATATATAAATCAAGCCGATAG
- a CDS encoding Lrp/AsnC family transcriptional regulator, with amino-acid sequence MSKKTITNTEKAICAAVQDDIPLEPRPFETLARGIGISEGEFIKNVQELLDKGYIRRFGAALRHRKAGITANGMGVWIVQEADRERIGKIMASFKEVSHCYERPSFDGWPYNLFTMIHGKTKEECYETARKISEATGIKDYKLLFSSQEFKKESMVYF; translated from the coding sequence ATGAGCAAAAAGACAATTACAAATACAGAAAAGGCGATATGCGCAGCGGTTCAGGATGACATCCCATTAGAGCCAAGGCCTTTTGAAACACTTGCCAGAGGGATTGGTATATCAGAGGGAGAATTTATAAAAAATGTTCAGGAACTCCTTGATAAGGGATATATCAGAAGATTCGGCGCTGCGCTGCGCCACAGGAAGGCAGGCATAACTGCCAATGGCATGGGGGTATGGATTGTGCAGGAGGCGGACAGGGAAAGGATTGGGAAGATTATGGCGTCTTTTAAAGAGGTAAGCCACTGTTATGAACGGCCAAGCTTTGATGGTTGGCCTTATAACCTTTTCACAATGATACATGGAAAGACAAAAGAGGAATGTTATGAAACAGCAAGAAAGATTTCTGAGGCAACGGGAATAAAGGATTATAAACTTTTGTTCAGTTCTCAGGAATTTAAAAAGGAGAGCATGGTATATTTTTGA
- a CDS encoding glycoside hydrolase family 57 protein, whose product MKPLNIAFLWHMHQPLYKDPFTGEYILPWVRLHGTKDYYDMVAILERFPSLHQTFNIVPSLIEQINDYADGAASDRFLSLTLKPAADLTREDKRFIIRNFFLANWEHMIKPLHGYWELLKKRGFYHDEAEMDNALRYFSLQDFLDLQVLFNLAWIDPVIRENDGFLKGLAEKGKGFTEGEKVRLAAKQKDIIKQILPKYREMEEKGIIELTTSPYYHPILPLLCDSYSAKAAMPGIELPQKRFICADDAEDQVKSGIKLHEKTFGRKPKGMWPSEGSVSEAIIPIIANEGINWIATDEEILANSLKTVIRRDSKGQCLDPEILYKSYLAAADGKRLSIIFRDHILSDLIGFVYTTWDAEKAAEDFIDRLVKIHNSLKNTDGCLVSIILDGENAWEYYKKDGMDFLTALYDRLSKNPLLRLVTVSEHLNEYPHGEELPMLYSGSWINHNFKIWIGHSEDNTAWDYLKDARDSLVEYENTLKQAGAYEQHKEDIAGAWKEIYAAEGSDWFWWYGDEHTSMSDKEFDELFRRHIKKVYSLIGKEPPLYLDVPIMLEEKLYEPAVKPTAFINPVIDGEVSNYFEWLSVGRLERTDYGVAMHRGATGGVVGGISYGFNLKSLFLRFDYIHEITPYKQKWDALINFIFPKTMQIKISVEGEKAGAWMLEKEGAAGAIAERQKIGSVAAKDVVEIELPFEKLGIQKGDEMRFFITVDGGERGLERWPSKGYVAVTAPSEDFENYNWWV is encoded by the coding sequence ATGAAACCTCTCAACATAGCCTTCCTCTGGCACATGCACCAGCCATTATACAAAGACCCCTTTACAGGCGAATATATCCTTCCGTGGGTAAGGCTTCATGGAACAAAAGATTACTATGACATGGTTGCAATACTTGAGAGATTTCCGTCTCTTCATCAGACCTTTAATATTGTGCCTTCTTTAATAGAACAGATAAATGATTACGCAGACGGAGCGGCATCTGACAGGTTTTTAAGCCTGACATTGAAACCGGCAGCGGATTTAACCCGGGAGGATAAGAGATTTATTATCAGAAATTTTTTTCTTGCAAACTGGGAGCATATGATAAAACCTCTTCATGGATACTGGGAGCTCCTTAAAAAGAGAGGGTTCTATCATGACGAGGCGGAGATGGACAATGCGCTCCGCTATTTTTCTCTTCAGGATTTTCTGGATCTGCAGGTGTTATTTAATCTTGCATGGATAGATCCTGTTATAAGAGAAAATGACGGATTTTTAAAAGGGCTTGCAGAAAAAGGCAAGGGCTTTACAGAAGGAGAAAAGGTACGGCTTGCGGCAAAACAAAAAGACATAATCAAACAGATACTGCCTAAATATCGTGAAATGGAGGAAAAGGGGATTATTGAATTAACCACCTCGCCTTATTATCACCCGATACTACCTCTGCTTTGCGACAGCTATTCGGCAAAGGCAGCCATGCCTGGCATAGAGCTGCCTCAAAAAAGATTTATCTGCGCCGATGATGCTGAAGATCAGGTTAAAAGCGGCATAAAACTTCACGAGAAAACATTTGGCAGAAAACCGAAGGGGATGTGGCCGTCTGAGGGGTCGGTAAGCGAGGCCATTATACCCATTATAGCGAATGAAGGCATAAACTGGATTGCTACTGATGAAGAGATATTGGCAAATTCTTTAAAAACCGTCATAAGAAGGGACAGCAAAGGCCAATGCCTTGACCCGGAAATATTATATAAATCATATTTAGCGGCAGCAGACGGGAAAAGGCTTTCTATTATATTCAGAGACCACATACTTTCTGATCTTATAGGATTTGTATATACCACATGGGATGCAGAAAAGGCGGCAGAAGATTTTATTGACAGACTTGTTAAAATACACAACTCTCTTAAAAATACGGATGGCTGTCTTGTGAGCATAATCCTTGATGGTGAAAATGCCTGGGAATATTACAAGAAAGATGGAATGGATTTTTTAACTGCCCTTTATGATAGATTGTCGAAGAATCCACTACTTAGATTGGTCACTGTAAGCGAGCATCTGAATGAATATCCTCACGGGGAAGAGCTGCCGATGCTTTATTCAGGCTCATGGATAAATCATAATTTTAAGATATGGATAGGCCACAGCGAAGATAACACGGCATGGGATTATCTCAAGGATGCACGAGATAGCCTTGTTGAATATGAAAATACGCTCAAGCAAGCCGGAGCTTATGAACAGCATAAAGAAGACATAGCCGGTGCGTGGAAGGAGATTTATGCGGCAGAGGGGAGCGATTGGTTCTGGTGGTATGGCGATGAACATACATCCATGAGCGATAAAGAATTTGATGAACTTTTCAGAAGGCACATAAAAAAGGTGTATTCCCTTATTGGAAAAGAACCCCCTTTGTATCTGGATGTTCCGATAATGCTGGAGGAAAAGCTCTACGAGCCTGCGGTTAAGCCCACTGCATTTATAAATCCTGTTATTGACGGAGAGGTCTCCAATTATTTCGAATGGCTTTCAGTAGGCAGGCTTGAAAGAACAGACTATGGCGTTGCGATGCACAGAGGGGCAACGGGCGGCGTTGTCGGCGGCATTTCTTATGGTTTCAATCTAAAATCGCTGTTTTTAAGGTTTGACTACATCCATGAGATTACCCCATATAAACAAAAATGGGATGCGCTTATAAACTTTATTTTTCCAAAGACAATGCAGATTAAGATATCTGTGGAGGGTGAAAAGGCCGGCGCATGGATGCTGGAAAAGGAGGGTGCTGCAGGCGCTATTGCAGAAAGACAAAAGATAGGGTCTGTTGCGGCAAAGGATGTGGTAGAGATTGAGCTCCCGTTCGAAAAACTTGGCATACAAAAGGGCGATGAAATGAGGTTTTTCATAACAGTAGACGGCGGTGAAAGAGGTCTTGAAAGGTGGCCGTCAAAAGGGTATGTGGCTGTTACAGCGCCGTCAGAGGATTTTGAGAACTATAACTGGTGGGTGTGA
- a CDS encoding HEPN domain-containing protein — MGPGNKTVQYWIALSEYDLQVAESLLEKGHYLYVGFLCHQSVEKMLKAVYVYKHKAVPPYIHKLDKLIELIGLENSLPEEKIDLIDELTPLNIQARYPAYKEAIYKLIDKEKARDIFARTGEFIAWLKASPK, encoded by the coding sequence ATGGGCCCCGGCAATAAAACCGTTCAATACTGGATTGCGTTGTCTGAATATGACCTGCAAGTTGCAGAATCTTTGTTGGAAAAGGGGCATTATCTCTATGTCGGCTTTCTGTGTCATCAAAGCGTTGAAAAAATGCTGAAAGCCGTATATGTTTATAAACACAAAGCGGTTCCGCCTTATATCCATAAACTCGATAAACTCATAGAACTCATAGGATTGGAAAACAGTCTGCCGGAAGAAAAGATTGACCTTATAGATGAACTGACGCCGCTCAATATTCAAGCAAGGTATCCGGCATATAAAGAGGCCATCTACAAGCTGATAGATAAAGAAAAGGCAAGGGATATTTTTGCAAGAACAGGGGAATTTATTGCATGGCTAAAAGCATCTCCCAAATAA